Genomic segment of Streptosporangium sp. NBC_01755:
CCGGGGTCGGTGACCTCTATGTGGACGAAGTCGTTGACCACCTTCAGTACGACCATGACCAGGTCCCCTACCGGGCCGGATTCCGAGTGTTCGACGGCGTTCGTGGTGATCTCGGAGACGGCCAGCCGCACCTGCTCGTAGGCCGGATGATCGGCGCCGAGGAGATCGAGCACCATCTCCCGTGCGCGCGAAACCGATTCCGGTTCTCTCCGCAGGAAGATCTCCCCTGACTTTCTGGTCGACTGCATCACGATGCCCTTTCACCCAGCCCTTTGGTCCGCCTTTCGGGCTTTCTCGCCTCAACTCCCGGCGTCTACCCGATGTCTATTCCGAGATTCCCAAAAAAGGACTACGCTCGGTAGCAACCCCGGACTCACGGTCACTACACAGATATGTGTGGAGGGTCGTGCATTAACGAGAGGAAGGGAAATGTCCATCTCCCCGGGCATTAGCCCCACAGTCTCCCCAAAGGAATATTTCGCCGCAGAACTACGCAGGCGCCGCAAGGAAGCAGGTCTCAGCCAGAAGGAACTGGCCGACCGCATCGGGTGGTCGGTCAGCCTGGTGAGCATGGTGGAACT
This window contains:
- a CDS encoding ATP-binding protein, producing MQSTRKSGEIFLRREPESVSRAREMVLDLLGADHPAYEQVRLAVSEITTNAVEHSESGPVGDLVMVVLKVVNDFVHIEVTDPGSESSKPHIRENQSTNAEDGRGLFIVNQLSSGNWGIRDFGAGGRTVWCAIPANPSGSDETPVDMYVIPAVQSEA